Below is a window of Rhipicephalus sanguineus isolate Rsan-2018 chromosome 9, BIME_Rsan_1.4, whole genome shotgun sequence DNA.
tgagaaAATTAAACTTCCACTTCTTGTGGGCTTTTTTGCAAAAGTCTCACCGCTTTATTTGGGGCTTTTTTAAGGATGATTTATTTACTTGTTAGCTCGGCGGCATCCTGCAACTCCAAGAGTGACATTAGTGCCGAGAAATGAGGAAAGCCTTCTCAACGGGAAGGCTAGAACACAGAGGGTGCCAAATAACCGTTTATTGGCTTCAACGCTTGCGACGCAGCTGCAGCGTGTTTCGGCGCTTCCAGCAGGCGCGCCTCGAGCCGCCCACGGTCTTGGTGTAACGATGTCCCTTGCCCAGGCCACGCGACTTGCGGCCAGCCGAGGTGAGGCCACGCAGCTCGCGGTGCTTGTGCACTGCCTGGCAGATCCAGTTGGCCTTGGGGTCACGACGGATCGCCTTGTGGAACGGATCCACCAGGATCACCTCGTAATACTTGTACGTGGAGTCCTGAGCCACCCAGTACGAGTTGAGCACGCGCAGTGCCTTGCAGCGACGGCCGACTCGCTCCTGCAATGACCGGCAAGACATTGGCACGGTTAACAGAGTCACAGACTGGACCAAGAGTCGTCACACAAAAGAATGCAAAACACACGGCATGCACAAGAATACAACAGAAACACCAAAGCACTGAACAGGGAGTGATCAACTGCAACGTTTCTGAAGATGTCACAAAttgcagaaagaagaaaaaaaagttcaaggAGCACAAACGTGAGCTAtctgagaaaaataggtatggcacaAAAAGGACGGGGACGAAGACACAAACTGACAAACACGGCCCCCAATTCAGTTCGTGTCATCACTTCGTCCCCCATCCGTTGTGCGCCATACCCATTTCTCtaaagtaatgaaccaactaactcagcaacaagccctgttgagcTATCTTTCCCACAGTAATGCCTCTCTTTcgttaccacttacgcatgataATGTGCGTGTCATTGTCAGAGTATAATGGTGCAGCTTGCATCACGGTGAtcactacagtagaaccccgctgttacgttcctcactgctgcgttttcccggctgttacgtcgttttccgccggtcccggcatagctcccacaggatacaatgtattgggaaccccgctgttacgtcgtaactgtcggaccgttcccgtatgatacgtcgcgaagtgcgcccggagccgaccgagtgactaccaaagagagcggccatggcgcattttcacgcagcttggcctcgtttgaccgtaatattagccgcatgagaggcgcaagcaacaatctttcaattgatgcaaacaaaagcatggccttcgagattcaaattgcagagatggcgtctatgacgtaactgctcgcgaaagcaaggccttcgagattggcatttactattgacaaaagcatagcctctgagatttgcattgcacaaacatggcgtgtatgacgtaaatgcttgcaaaagcaaggccttcgagattggcattcacttctgccatcgcgttggcgtagactcatcatcatcgttatttgtcggagaacgggaggagttcgagctggttggagctcgcatggtcgtgcgtgcggttcgcggtcggactcgccgcgccggtcgtgattgcgtgtgcttagttttttcatgcctacagctgttggtgttaaaaaaatcacatacgttgattacatttctgtggataaggccgtcctaagctccgcgtttctatccatcgactagatcgcggctgagcgcgccaattttcgtgctgctcgtaagaattgaaataaaattctgtaccactaaatattttgccgtttttcctgtttttcggctcttacgtttcccgtctcttacgtttatttcctacggtcccttcaaaaacgtatcagcggggttctactgtacagtgTGACAGCCTGCCTGCAAACTTCTAATGCAGCTTGCCACTTCGCAAACAGGACTTGTCATCCTATATTCATCACAACATTTTATACAACTTGCCACGTTTACGGGGGATAGCAacaccctttctttttttgtctatttCACATTGTATGGCACACAGTGAGCACAATTCCACAAGTGACTcgtggtgaattccattggcagattcggagcacttccggtaatagtttttctgctccattcagaGCAAGTCTGTttcattggcggattgagagtgctccctgtatggttcagtggcagatctggagcagctgcgccgccagattcactccacaGAGCAGCTCTCTCTAATCTGCGAAAAGCGGCGAATTCGACCaaaagtcgcaagctccccgcgcgtgcgcagagcgtggcatACCGCGTGCACGATGCAATGTGCTGTCCGACAGCGACCGTTCTCTTACCATCCCGTAGTTCTCTCCGCTCGTGCCCGTGAAGGCAAAAACAGCGCGaaacgcgaggaatgctgggcgcttgcgaaacGTGTGCGCTAGCACCCCCTACCATTCGCTCTgtcgagggcgcttgtgttccaccggcagatttccttcggttgctctctgccggagtggagtgctctggcacagagttcgtcggccactccgaatccgccaatggaattcacaaTCAATGAAAGACTAATCCATTGCTCTGTTCGTACAGAGTAATGTTGCAGTGGCGTATTGAGAGCCAAGCGCAAAAATTATCTCGTATATCTTGTGAGAGAAAGGAGGTGCACAGCTTGGACAAGCCAATGATCATGCTGCACTAAAAAGTCAAATGTGTTGCAATAAGATATATAGGAGCGCAGCACCTTGCAACGTATTTGCTTGAGAAAAACAGTGCAACAAGGACACGGGGTCTAGCTCATTCCTTTGCTCTCTCCCTTTTCACACCCCATCCTTCCCTTGCGCTCCCAGCCACCTTTAATCAAGAGACCCTCACGGCACAGTCCATCATGTGTTAAAGGAATCGCGATCAGTAACAGAAAGCAAGCAGTGGTCCTTCCACCCACCTCAGCGATGGACTGGTGGTTGCGCACGGGCTTCAGGCTGTTCACACCGTGGTTCTTGGGCTTGCCGTAGGTGCAGCCCTTGGGCACCTGCTTCTTGCGGCCACCACGACGCACCCGGATGCGGTAGATCACGTAACCTGCACCAATGGTCAATGCGCCATCCGTCAGCACGCGGCAAAACAGAGCACGACAGTAATGACTTTCTCTCAGGAGCAGCTGGAACAGCCATTGCAAGCACACTTTCCTCCGATGTCACTCACTGCAACACAGCTAGTGTGGCATCGTGTAAAGAACACCCAGTTTCATACTCTGCACATTGCAGT
It encodes the following:
- the LOC119406005 gene encoding 60S ribosomal protein L15, translated to MGAYKYMQELWRKKQSDVMRFLLRLRCWHYRQLNTCHRAPRPTRPDKARRLGYRAKQGYVIYRIRVRRGGRKKQVPKGCTYGKPKNHGVNSLKPVRNHQSIAEERVGRRCKALRVLNSYWVAQDSTYKYYEVILVDPFHKAIRRDPKANWICQAVHKHRELRGLTSAGRKSRGLGKGHRYTKTVGGSRRACWKRRNTLQLRRKR